The sequence ATTTTAATGAAACATGACATGGAGTCAGGTCAGCGCAAAGATGCGGCCGGAAAAGTCATCCCTGCATGGCATATCACTACCATTAATGTGAAAGCAAATGGTAAAGATGTATTGAATGGCCAATTTGGTCCAGCTGTTTCCAAAGACCCATTTTTGAACTTTAAGTACAAGGGCGCTAAGGGCGACAAGATTGTTGTGAATTGGGTGGACAACAAGGGTGATAAGCGTACTGATGAGGCAACTGCTTCATAAGCAATACATCTTTAAGTGCCTTCATTGTTCTGAAAGGGTTACAAATGCAGCGTAAATTCACCTTGGGCTTGACCTTAGGAATACTG comes from Polynucleobacter sp. MWH-Svant-W18 and encodes:
- the soxZ gene encoding thiosulfate oxidation carrier complex protein SoxZ, which codes for MSDPMRVRAAENGGIVDVKILMKHDMESGQRKDAAGKVIPAWHITTINVKANGKDVLNGQFGPAVSKDPFLNFKYKGAKGDKIVVNWVDNKGDKRTDEATAS